GAATCAATAATCCCATTAATCCTTTTGATAAAACCGCTAGGGCTACAGACACATAGAACGCCCAGAATAACCAGCGACGTTTCGACTTTTCCTCTTCATGCAGGGCAGCATAAAAGAGAAACAATGACAATGCCATGAAGACAGAGACGGCCATATCCAACAATATGATTTGACCAAGGCCAAAATAAAGCAGCGACGTTCCCAGGACTCCGGCAGACATCAACCCGGTGATTCGATCAAACTGTCGACGGGCAAAGAGGTAAGTTCCCAATATCCCAATGAGCGAGAAAGCCATTGGCCAGAAGCGTAAAGCGAAAAGGTTGAACCCACCAACCGATATGGCAATCGCCTCCGCCCAGTAAAACAATGGTGGCTTATAGAAATAAAGCACACCATTCAACCGAGGCGTGATCCAATCACCCGACTCCACCATCTCGCGCGGGATTTCAACATACCTCCCTTCATCCGGGTGAGCCAGAGGACGCGTCCACGTCATTGCAAGATAGAGCACACCCAAAAAGAGCGTCAAAAGCAGGAGATCGCGTGCCAGGCTATTCTGTCGGGAAAGAGTCATCAAAGCGGCTAATGATCGTGCCCGACCGCTGACGCGCAAGGGCTAAATCATAACGAATCCTCATCCTCACCTGATGAGCTGTGATTTAAGAGAAGGCTTATCCACAATAAACGTGATGAAGATGAAGATTAGGATGAAGATGCGGATTTGTTGTGAAATAGAAATGCTATTTTCTTCCAAAAGCTGATCGATATCGCATAGCCTTCAAGAAATGAAAGACACACTTGCCGTCCGATACCATGAACATGGAAAAGCTTCTGAGGTTCTGAAGCTGGAAACTATCCAAATGGAGGAGCCTCGCCCTAGCGAAGTCGTAATCGCGATGAGAGCCGCTGTCATTCACCCCTCGGACTTTGGGATGATTGCCGGAAGTTATGGGCGCCTGAAAGAATTACCTGCCGTCGCTGGACGGGAAGGTGTCGGCGAAATTGTCCAAGTTGGCAGTGCGGTTTCAGAAGATCTCTTGAGGAAAAAAGTGCGCATGCCCGAGCAAGCAGGCGTCTGGAAACAGGTAGCTCTCGCTCTAACCGACGAACTGACTTTCATTCCGAGCGAAATCGACGCACAGGTTGCCGCTCAGGCTTTTGTTAATCCTCCAACGGCCTACCGTTTGCTGAATGACTTTGTCGATTTGAGTTTTGGCAACTGGATCATTCAGAATGCTGGGAATTCGGCAGTCGGATTTTGTGTTGCCGGCTACGCGAAGCACCTTGGCATCAACTGCATATCCGTCGTGCGGGACGTTGAACGATGGGAACAACCATTGAAAGACGCAGGATCGACTGCGGTTATTGCCGAAGGGACTGACTATTTCAAATCCATCAAGGACATCACTGACGGTGTCCCGATCAAGCTCGCTCTCAACTCCATTGGGGGCGACAGTGTGATGTCGCTGATCAAAGCAGTCGATGAAGGCGGAACTGTCGTAACATTCGGAGGCATGGTTGGCGATAAAGTCCGCTTCCCCACTCGTGAACTGATCTTCAAGGATATTGCATTACGCGGGTTTTGGATGGATCGCTGGTACCGCAATCATGCAGACCATGAAGCAAACTCAATGATGACTGAGATCTATAAGCTCTTGAAGAAAGACGTGATGCAACTACCAGTCGATCAAGTCTTCGCCTTCGAAAATGCCTTGGAGGCGATCCAGCGTGCATCTGAAGGCAACCGACAGGGCAAGGTACTGATCACCTCCGACTGGCAACCTTAAGTCTAATAACTTACTCGATCCTGGCAACGTAGTCGATTGCTTCGAGGAAGTAGCGCTGCCATTCGTCTTCGTAACCGTATGGCGTAGCCAAGTATTCAATCTCAGCCGCTTTGCTTAAACCATAGTTATTTTCCTTGGCGTAAGTGTCCTGAAAAGATTCCCAGGAACCAGTGTTGGCAAAGTATATCCACCAGGAGACAAAATCATTGTCTGGCCCGGATCGATCCACACTGATGCCACCGACATAAGTCCAACTCTCATCAATGGTGCTATACATCCAAGGATAAAAGTCTTCCGTAGCCCAAAGCCACTCACTCCAGTTATCGCGTTCAGCCCAGAACCAGGCTGATGGGCCACTTCCTTCCAATAAATCAGGAACAACATAAGCGTAAGCCAGCTCAAAGATGCGAACCCAACCGGTGTAATCCAGCCATGATTCCTTTCTGACAAAAGAACCGTCTCGCTCGACATCATAGTATTCGATCAAAATATCACTCGCCACCTCATCACCAACCTCCGCAAACTGAAAAGTAAACTTGCTGACGGGGCCGGCACTTTCACCAATCGGCTGAAAAAGGAATTCATCGCCATCCCAATGCGTCAGCTCAAAAGTCTGTGGCAAGGGTCCGATGTCAAAGACAAGATTTCCATTTGCCTCATAGACAGTAACGTCTCCCCAGTATTCGCTGGTGAAAGTACCGGTATAAGCACGGTTAGCCTTTGCGGAGATTGGGTTTTCGGGCGGAGTTGAATAATCACCACCATAGCCATAGGATTCAGCCGATATTTGCTCAAACTGCTCGTTTGCGAAAGCAACCCAATCACGTGTTAACTCTCCACGAAATACGTAGTCAGCAAAAGAGAACTGCAACCCTTCAGGAATGCCGTTTACGCCACCGTTCACAAAGACAGCAATCCCAAGATCAATATCCGGATAAAGCCGCACACCCGTTCTCACTCCCAGGTCGAAGGCCCCGGAATGGCTAATCATTAAACCACCATCCGTATTATTCTGAACATTCCAACCAAGTGCATAGTAAGATGCCTGTCGAGTGTCGGGATTGAATCCTGTTTGAGCATGAGGACGCCATGTCTCAATCAAGGCATCAAGATCCAGAAGACGCTCACCATTAAACTCGCCTTCGGCCAGCTGAAGCCTCATCCACTTTGTGTAGTCTGAAATGGTGGTACTGAGACTGCCAGCAGGTGCCTGCGCATCAGGATCACGGGTATAAAGGGCTTCCCAAACTCCTGGTGAAACCTGAACATGGATCAAAGATTTATTCTCCGCATCCAGATAATCCTGATAACGGTAGCTGGTTGATCCCATCCCAAGGGGATCAAAAATATATTGCTCGGCAGTGGCCTCCCATGTCATTCCTGCCGCACGGGCAATGGCAACACCAGCCTGGGTGAATCCAAAATTGGTGTATCGATAGCCGTCTCGAAATGCGTAGGCCGGAGCCAGGAAACGCTGTTGAACGAGCACATCATGCCGATTGAATCCCATGTCTTCCAGCTTATCACCCGATTGTGCGGGCAAACCACTCCGATGTGAGAAGAAATCCGCAATTGTCACATCTGATGAAAGGAAGTCGTTCGAAAGACGGAAGCCAGGGTCGTATTTGACTACAGGATCATCCCAATCGGCCATTCCTTTCCCAACAATAGCGGCACCTACCGTAGTGGCCATTGGTTTGGACAAAGAGGCGATCTGAAAAACAGTATTCAAATCAATCGCATCGGCGGTCTCCGCTTCCTTGACTCCATAGCCTTTGATCAGAACAACCTCATCCTTGTAAACAACCGCCATCGCAATGCCTGGAATACCGGTTTGTGTTAAAGTGTTTTCAGCCAGTGCATCAATAAGCGGCAATGCGTTATTTACCTTATCATCCAGTGATTCATCTTGAGCGAGGCCGATCAAAGGTGCAAAGGCAGTTGCGAGGAGAGTATTTACATTACGGAGAGTCAGAAGCTGTCTAAGCATAGAACAAATAGAACTTTGGGAATGAGAATATATTCCCAAACAGATACATGCGAAGAGAACGCAAGGCAAGATTTCCTGAGCCTACGAAGCAGTGGAACGCAATTACTCAAATAGGACAGCTAACAATAAAAGCTATCTGGTGGGGTCGATCGTACTGACAACGACACTTTCCGGGTTTTGCTTTGCTTCCGTGGCAGAACTACCGGCTTCTGTGCTAGTGCTAAAAAAACAGCCACTGATGACAAAGATCGTTGCAACTGAAATAGCTAAAATAGCGTTCTGTCCCTGATGAGATTTAAACATACACAATCGAAAAATTAGTTCTCAGCAAGAGATGGGCGGTTTTCGTGAGGAAATGCTTCTTCCAGTAATGGCACCTTTGGTCGGGCCATAACGGATGGACTACGGATTGGTTTGCCAGAATTCGTTACCACCTGAATGCAACGGTCATCCCAGAGCTCAACCATAAAAAAGTCTTTGCGATTCGTTACCTCGAGACCGGCCAATTTATGCTTTTTGAGCCATTTCTCTACTGGCGGAATGGCATCAGGAATCGATGCACGTGCAGTAAATATTTTAACTTTGTAGCCTTCTTTCTGCCAATTGCGAACCCGCTCCATCATAGACTTGATTGGCTTTCCAATATGTCCGAATCCTCGCCAGGTGGAAAAGCGAGCTAAAGTGCCATCTAAATCAACACCGATCCATGGAACGTCGTCGGAAAAATCGCCGTCCGTAGAAGGTTGAATATTACTAAGTGTCGGGGAAGACATACGAAGTGGCCAGTGAGTGCGGCCGATTTGCTAGATTAAGGAAGGATTAAGATACTAGAGACTTTCTACAGTATGACAAGCCATTATCTAGGGGATATGCCGGGTTTTTTCGCGTTTTGCATTTTTTTTACAATTCAGCAACCTACTAATAATCATTACCTTACGCACTCCTTAAAAGTTGTATCCCCTTGATTATCAAGCCCTGTCGAGGACTCACAATCCAAAGTAAACCGAAGATCAAAGTGGCGACGACAACCATGGCGCCGGCAATGCTGGTATCCAGCCAAAGAGCAAGGTGATAGCCTGCGACCGAGTAGACAAAAGCAAGCGGAAGGGTCAATACCAGGATGAAAGGCAGGCGATCCGTCACCATACTGGCAGTCACAGCCGGGAAGATTAGCATCGCAATGACAAGAATCGCTCCAACTGCTTCAAATGCACTGACAACAGAGAGCGAAAGCACGGCCATCAGCCCATAGTGATAAAAATTGACGCGAATTCCAAGTGACAGAGCCAGGGCCGGGTCAAACGAAGTCACGAGCAGGCCTTTGTAGAAAACGATGGTCAGGACAGCCGCAATGAGAAAAACGCTTCCCATTAACACGACAGGTCGTGGCCCAAGTTCCATCCCCCCCAACGAAACGGTGTCCATGAGCGGGATGAACCCGATTTCTCCATAAAGAACACAATCGGGATCGAGATCTACGCGGTCGGCAAACAAGGCGAGCATGATCACCCCGACGGCAAAGAGAAACGAGAAGACAATACCAAGGGCAGCATCGGGCTTAACCCGTGAACTGCGATGAATCGCCTCAATCAAAAATACTGTAAACGCCCCTGCAATAATCGCACCGATCATCATGGGAAATGAATCACGCGAACTTGTAATCAGAAATGCGAGAACGATTCCGGGCAGGAGACTGTGGCTAATCGCATCACCAACGAGTGCCATCCGGCGGTAAACAAGAAAAGTCCCAACAATCCCACAGGTTGCATTTGCAAGGAACCCCATAAGGATAATCCAGAAGACACCGCCCGCATCAAAGGTCCATGGCTCAACCACGACACTTTGAAAATCAAAAGCTGGAATGAAGTCGTTCATGTCTGCGGTTGTCGATAGCCGGAAGGTGAAACATCGGATGTGCCCTGTCCGAGGTTGCGCGCCATATCGTCAATGCTGGGAATCAATTTCCCATGCGGATCTTTTCTTGGAAAATCGAGCTTCCGCTCAATTGCCCTGACCGTTGACTCACCAAGCAGGTGCTCGACCCGCTCAGCATCATCATGAACATGATCAGCCGGATAGTCTGCCGCATTGGTCAGGTAGAGTTCCCAAAGTCTATGATTACGAACAATCTCGCAAGCCCGCTGCCACCCAGTTGGGGTTAAAGCAATTTCCTTGCGAAAACCGGCGAGCTTCTCATCCCGTATCTCCGATATCGAAGCCATGTGTTTTTTCGTAAGCTGCTCAACGCGTTGGCTCGCTTCAGGGGCTGACTCGTTTAACTGGTTGGCCAGCTGGGCAAGCTCAACAACCTGTGATTCAAAACCGCCCCTTTCCAGAACATGGTAAAGCGCCTTGAGTGTGTTTTCATCCTGAATACGAATACGACGCGAGCGCTCGCGAAAACGACGCGGAACCAGCCCATGACGCGGCCCGAGCATGAAGGCTAGGGCAAAGACTAAACTCGCCCCCAGCACCATAAATGGCCCGGTTGGCAAACTATTGCCCAGGAAGGAAAGGAACGCGCCCAGCACCGCGCTGAAGACACCGAAGATCATCGCCAACACCAGCATCCACCCCATGCGATCCGTCAGCAGGTAAGCTGCAGTCGCGGGCGTAATCAGCATGGCAGAAACCAGAACAATCCCCGTGGCTTGCAGAGAAACCACAACGGCAAAAGCCAATAGCATCATCAGCAGATAATGAAAGAAACCGGCGGCGATACCTGAGCTTTTTGCAAAACCTGCATCGAAACTCGTTGTCAGTAGTTCTTTGTAAAAGAAAGCCACAATGATAACCGAGATCAGGGTGACACCGGCCATCAGCCAGATATCTGACGCAGAGAGTGCAGCAGCCTGACCGAAGAGGAACTTATCGATGCCGGACTTATCCCCTGTGCCCATCCTCTGTATCATAACAAAGAGACAGATGCCGATCGCGTAAAAACCTGCCAGAACCATTCCCAGAGCACTGTCTTCCTTAATCCGGGTGGTTTGCTTGATCAGATTCACTCCGCCAACACCAATCAACCCGGCAACAGTTGCCCCAATGAAGATTGCAACCGGATCTTTGGTTGCCGACCAGAGGAAACCAAGAGCCACGCCTGGCATGACAGCATGCGAAAGTGTATCACCAACCAGTGAGAGCTTGCGAACAACAAGAAAAGCTCCGAGTAAACCGCAACAAATCCCCATAAGGATAGACCCCATCACAGCGTATTGAACCGCAACATCCTGAAAGGTCCAAAAGCGCAAAGCCTGCTCAAAGGCATTCGTATCACGAATGTCTCCGATCTTTGCTCCATGCGCACTCGGTTGAAAAACCAAGGCAAGCGGCAGCAAAAGCCGTAGACTCTTCCCGATTCTATTCACCCGCTTCGATTCGCTCCTTCTCGACAACCTCGGTCAGGATGTTGAGTCTGCCGCCGTAGGTCTTTTGAAGATTATCGAGAGTAAAAACTTCCTCGGTTGGGCCGTAGGCCATCATGCGCATGTTCAAGAGCAAGAGACTGTCGAAATATTTTTGCGCGGTTGGGAGATCATGATGAACGACAAAGATGGTTTTGCCGCGCTGCTTGAGTTCGGTCAGCAACTCAATAATCGCTGCCTCTGTTGCCGCATCTACTCCAGCAAAAGGCTCGTCCATAAAGTAGAGGTCACTTTCCTGGGCCAGAGCACGTGCCAGAAAAACACGTTGCTGCTGGCCTCCTGAAAGATTCGAAATCTGTCGTTTGGCAAAGGGCAGCATCTTGACCCGGTCAAGACACTCCATCGCCACTTCACGGTCTGCTTTGCTGGGACGACGAAAGGCACCAAGCCTGCCGTAGCGCCCCATCAAAACCACATCGAAGACGTTAACCGGGAAGTCCCAATCGACGGACTCCCGCTGCGGAACATACCCTACGCGATTAACGGCCTTCTTAAACGGCTTGCCGAAAATTTTAACCCAGCCACCGCTCTTGGGCACAATGCCCATAATCGCTTTGATTAAGGTCGACTTCCCTGCCCCGTTCGGACCAATCACGCCGATCAACTTCCCCTCCTCCGCCACGAGATCGATACCGTAAAGAACCGGTCGCTTGTGATAAGCGACGGTCAGATCATGGATCTCAAGCGGTGGTGATGTATTCGGCATTCGAGTGGGTTACTTCAAAGCATCAACAATAGTGTTCACATTATGCTTCACCATCCCGGGCCAGGTTCCAACATCATAAGTTTCGCCATCGGACCCTTGTTCCATTTCGCCAGGTGTTCCCATGGCATCCGAGAAAAGTTCTCCTCCAATGACAGCGCCGGAGTCTTCACTGATACGCTTGATGGTGGCTGGAGACACACTGGTCTCAACAAAGATTGCCGGTACTTTTTTTTCCTTAATAAAATCGACTGTCTCGGAGATGTCAGCAAGCCCTGCCTCAGTCGCTGTGGAAATCCCCTGCACACCAACAACCTCAAAGCCAAAGGAACGGCCAAAATAATTGAAAGCATCGTGGCTTGTAATGAGGACACGTTTCGCCTCGGGGATTTCCGCGACACGCATTTGAGCCCATTCACCAATCTTCTGATAAGATGCCGCCAGTTTCTTACCACGCTCTTCATAAATCTTGGCATGTTCTGGATCAGCGTCTGAAAGCCCCGTCACAACAACCGGGATACACTCCGCCCAAAGCTCAACGTCAAACCAGACATGCGGATCCCAATGCCCTTCAAACTCAGGAGGCTCCAACAGGGAGGTTTCCTCGATTTCTTCCGTCACAGCGTAAACCTTGGCTCCGCGACGTGCCATCTTGGCAAAAACATCCGCCATTCTTCCTTCCAGCATCAGTCCATTGTAAAAAATGACATCTGCCTTGCGCAGAAGCGAAATATCGCGGGCCGATGGTTTATAAAGATGCGGGTCCACTCCAGGGCCCATTAAGGCAACGATTTCGATATCGTCACCGCCAACATCCTTGACCATATCGGTCACCATGGTCGTAGTGGTAACTACAATCGGCTTTTCCGCCAGCAAAGACGCACAAATCCCCAAGACCGAAGTCCCAACAAGAAGAATACTTTTTAGTTTCATAAAAATACATATATTTCATGCATACAAAAACAAGACTTTGACAAGTCAAAATTAAGTTTTAGACATACCTCATTAAGCATGGCAAGCAGCACAGTAGAAAATTACGCCAAGGAAATCTTCCTCAGCTCACAGCGAACCGGGGACAAAGTGGTGCCCATGGGCACGGTCTCTGAGGCACTTGGCGTCTCTCCTGGCACCGCAACCGCGATGGCCAAGAAACTGGAAAGCGACGGCCTTGCCGTTTACAAACCAAGAGCCGGAGTCAGTCTGACCGATAAAGGACGCGACCTCGCTGTGCAGATGGTTCGACGTCACCGGCTTGTTGAATATTTTCTTTTTGAGATTCTGAAGATGGATTGGTCAGAAATCCACGAAGAAGCCGAATCCCTGGAACACGCAATTTCCGACCGACTCCTGGCCCGACTCGACACCTTCCTCGGTCACCCAAGCTCCGATCCACATGGCGATCCAATCCCAAGCGCCGATGGCTCCTTTTCCACGCCCAAAGTTATTCCACTCGGAGAATGCACCGACGGACAAAGTGTTCTCATCAGCCGTATCACCGATCAGGATAGTGCGTTTCTCCATTACGTTTCCCAAAACGAACTCCGCCCTGGCTCGGAGATCAAGGTGATCCGTCACGACAAGGCCGGACAAAGCGTTGAAGTCCAACTCGGCTCCGGCGCAACCAAAACCCTCGGCGGACCCGCCGCTGACAAGATTCTCGTTTGCGTGCAGCCCTAAGGATTTGATCAAAGCTGAAAGAGAATCACTGTCACCGGGATCAAACCAACAGGCACCAGATTCGATGCGGTGCACTGAATACAAAAGATATCCTGAATAAACTGGTATGAGTAAGCTGGTAGATCACACTTCTCCGCTTGTAAGTTTAGTCCCAAAACTGAATCATGTATTCAATGAGCAAATCCCCATCCAAGAGCAAAAAAGACCTTCAACCAGCGACGGAACTGTGGTCGATGTATCATCCCGACCAGGCACAGTATTCTTTCAATGCGACAGACGCAGCCAGTGCTAGAAAATGGCAGACCAAAACCCGGCAGGCTCTT
The Rubellicoccus peritrichatus DNA segment above includes these coding regions:
- a CDS encoding metal-dependent transcriptional regulator; this translates as MASSTVENYAKEIFLSSQRTGDKVVPMGTVSEALGVSPGTATAMAKKLESDGLAVYKPRAGVSLTDKGRDLAVQMVRRHRLVEYFLFEILKMDWSEIHEEAESLEHAISDRLLARLDTFLGHPSSDPHGDPIPSADGSFSTPKVIPLGECTDGQSVLISRITDQDSAFLHYVSQNELRPGSEIKVIRHDKAGQSVEVQLGSGATKTLGGPAADKILVCVQP
- a CDS encoding metal ABC transporter permease; this encodes MNRIGKSLRLLLPLALVFQPSAHGAKIGDIRDTNAFEQALRFWTFQDVAVQYAVMGSILMGICCGLLGAFLVVRKLSLVGDTLSHAVMPGVALGFLWSATKDPVAIFIGATVAGLIGVGGVNLIKQTTRIKEDSALGMVLAGFYAIGICLFVMIQRMGTGDKSGIDKFLFGQAAALSASDIWLMAGVTLISVIIVAFFYKELLTTSFDAGFAKSSGIAAGFFHYLLMMLLAFAVVVSLQATGIVLVSAMLITPATAAYLLTDRMGWMLVLAMIFGVFSAVLGAFLSFLGNSLPTGPFMVLGASLVFALAFMLGPRHGLVPRRFRERSRRIRIQDENTLKALYHVLERGGFESQVVELAQLANQLNESAPEASQRVEQLTKKHMASISEIRDEKLAGFRKEIALTPTGWQRACEIVRNHRLWELYLTNAADYPADHVHDDAERVEHLLGESTVRAIERKLDFPRKDPHGKLIPSIDDMARNLGQGTSDVSPSGYRQPQT
- a CDS encoding 2-enoyl thioester reductase domain-containing protein; amino-acid sequence: MKDTLAVRYHEHGKASEVLKLETIQMEEPRPSEVVIAMRAAVIHPSDFGMIAGSYGRLKELPAVAGREGVGEIVQVGSAVSEDLLRKKVRMPEQAGVWKQVALALTDELTFIPSEIDAQVAAQAFVNPPTAYRLLNDFVDLSFGNWIIQNAGNSAVGFCVAGYAKHLGINCISVVRDVERWEQPLKDAGSTAVIAEGTDYFKSIKDITDGVPIKLALNSIGGDSVMSLIKAVDEGGTVVTFGGMVGDKVRFPTRELIFKDIALRGFWMDRWYRNHADHEANSMMTEIYKLLKKDVMQLPVDQVFAFENALEAIQRASEGNRQGKVLITSDWQP
- a CDS encoding serine hydrolase; translation: MLRQLLTLRNVNTLLATAFAPLIGLAQDESLDDKVNNALPLIDALAENTLTQTGIPGIAMAVVYKDEVVLIKGYGVKEAETADAIDLNTVFQIASLSKPMATTVGAAIVGKGMADWDDPVVKYDPGFRLSNDFLSSDVTIADFFSHRSGLPAQSGDKLEDMGFNRHDVLVQQRFLAPAYAFRDGYRYTNFGFTQAGVAIARAAGMTWEATAEQYIFDPLGMGSTSYRYQDYLDAENKSLIHVQVSPGVWEALYTRDPDAQAPAGSLSTTISDYTKWMRLQLAEGEFNGERLLDLDALIETWRPHAQTGFNPDTRQASYYALGWNVQNNTDGGLMISHSGAFDLGVRTGVRLYPDIDLGIAVFVNGGVNGIPEGLQFSFADYVFRGELTRDWVAFANEQFEQISAESYGYGGDYSTPPENPISAKANRAYTGTFTSEYWGDVTVYEANGNLVFDIGPLPQTFELTHWDGDEFLFQPIGESAGPVSKFTFQFAEVGDEVASDILIEYYDVERDGSFVRKESWLDYTGWVRIFELAYAYVVPDLLEGSGPSAWFWAERDNWSEWLWATEDFYPWMYSTIDESWTYVGGISVDRSGPDNDFVSWWIYFANTGSWESFQDTYAKENNYGLSKAAEIEYLATPYGYEDEWQRYFLEAIDYVARIE
- a CDS encoding metal ABC transporter solute-binding protein, Zn/Mn family produces the protein MKLKSILLVGTSVLGICASLLAEKPIVVTTTTMVTDMVKDVGGDDIEIVALMGPGVDPHLYKPSARDISLLRKADVIFYNGLMLEGRMADVFAKMARRGAKVYAVTEEIEETSLLEPPEFEGHWDPHVWFDVELWAECIPVVVTGLSDADPEHAKIYEERGKKLAASYQKIGEWAQMRVAEIPEAKRVLITSHDAFNYFGRSFGFEVVGVQGISTATEAGLADISETVDFIKEKKVPAIFVETSVSPATIKRISEDSGAVIGGELFSDAMGTPGEMEQGSDGETYDVGTWPGMVKHNVNTIVDALK
- a CDS encoding metal ABC transporter ATP-binding protein, translated to MPNTSPPLEIHDLTVAYHKRPVLYGIDLVAEEGKLIGVIGPNGAGKSTLIKAIMGIVPKSGGWVKIFGKPFKKAVNRVGYVPQRESVDWDFPVNVFDVVLMGRYGRLGAFRRPSKADREVAMECLDRVKMLPFAKRQISNLSGGQQQRVFLARALAQESDLYFMDEPFAGVDAATEAAIIELLTELKQRGKTIFVVHHDLPTAQKYFDSLLLLNMRMMAYGPTEEVFTLDNLQKTYGGRLNILTEVVEKERIEAGE
- a CDS encoding metal ABC transporter permease is translated as MNDFIPAFDFQSVVVEPWTFDAGGVFWIILMGFLANATCGIVGTFLVYRRMALVGDAISHSLLPGIVLAFLITSSRDSFPMMIGAIIAGAFTVFLIEAIHRSSRVKPDAALGIVFSFLFAVGVIMLALFADRVDLDPDCVLYGEIGFIPLMDTVSLGGMELGPRPVVLMGSVFLIAAVLTIVFYKGLLVTSFDPALALSLGIRVNFYHYGLMAVLSLSVVSAFEAVGAILVIAMLIFPAVTASMVTDRLPFILVLTLPLAFVYSVAGYHLALWLDTSIAGAMVVVATLIFGLLWIVSPRQGLIIKGIQLLRSA